From Streptomyces sp. NBC_00690, a single genomic window includes:
- a CDS encoding 2-hydroxyacid dehydrogenase, with product MKVLAAGDHFVRNSLIAEALRHDLADSSLELTELTLPWPIEPFGQVGEVEEASDVEDALIRALDGVEVCITQMAPFTERVLKAAPDLKLIAVCRGGPVNVNADAARERGVRVCYAPGRNAAATAEFTIGLMLSALRRIPEAHGSLTGTGGWDGSYYTYERSGLELEDTPVGLIGYGAVGSRVARVLGAFGAEVEVYDPYVRGDVRGIRTPSLEALLSRSQVLTLHARLTPQTRGLIGARELSMLPRGAVLVNAARGGLVDTEALCDALDSGQLGAAALDTYEEEPLRPGARLLSTPNVVLTPHVAGASQSVARKAARIAAAEVVRYARGEAPANALA from the coding sequence ATGAAAGTCCTGGCTGCCGGCGACCACTTCGTCCGCAACTCCCTGATCGCCGAGGCCCTGCGCCACGACCTCGCCGACTCCTCGCTGGAGCTCACCGAACTCACCCTGCCCTGGCCGATCGAGCCGTTCGGGCAGGTCGGCGAAGTCGAAGAGGCCAGCGATGTGGAGGACGCGCTGATCCGAGCGTTGGACGGGGTGGAGGTGTGCATCACCCAGATGGCCCCCTTCACCGAACGGGTCCTCAAAGCGGCCCCGGACCTCAAACTCATCGCGGTCTGCCGCGGTGGACCGGTGAACGTCAACGCGGACGCGGCCAGGGAGCGCGGGGTGAGGGTCTGTTACGCACCGGGCCGCAATGCGGCGGCGACGGCCGAGTTCACGATCGGGCTGATGCTCTCGGCGCTGCGCCGCATCCCGGAGGCGCACGGCTCACTGACCGGGACCGGCGGCTGGGACGGTTCGTACTACACGTACGAGCGCAGCGGACTGGAGTTGGAGGACACCCCCGTGGGGCTGATCGGCTACGGGGCGGTGGGCAGCCGGGTGGCACGGGTGCTGGGCGCGTTCGGTGCCGAGGTGGAGGTCTACGACCCGTATGTGCGCGGCGATGTGCGCGGCATCCGCACGCCGTCCTTGGAGGCGCTGCTGTCGCGGTCCCAGGTGCTGACCCTGCACGCCAGGCTCACCCCCCAGACCCGGGGACTGATCGGAGCCCGTGAGCTGTCGATGCTGCCCCGGGGCGCCGTGCTGGTGAATGCGGCCCGCGGGGGTCTCGTGGACACCGAGGCCCTGTGCGACGCGCTGGACAGCGGGCAGTTGGGGGCCGCCGCCCTCGACACCTACGAGGAGGAGCCCCTGCGGCCGGGCGCTCGACTGCTGTCGACGCCGAACGTGGTGCTGACCCCGCACGTGGCCGGCGCGAGCCAGTCGGTGGCGCGGAAGGCGGCCAGGATCGCGGCGGCCGAGGTGGTGCGGTACGCCAGGGGTGAGGCGCCCGCGAACGCCCTGGCGTAG